A genome region from Leptodactylus fuscus isolate aLepFus1 chromosome 6, aLepFus1.hap2, whole genome shotgun sequence includes the following:
- the LOC142209289 gene encoding heat shock protein 30C-like has product MIPVSLVQPSYSPLCVCSHPARTLWPDTQLMFGLLEGDMTSMWRDMERRRQRANQAYHLLAQDMERRLHLNSRSGDTDRKASTSGEEGKENFQLTLDVSGFSPEELTVRTQGRRLIVSGKHEKKKETENGVSFHESREWRSEAELPQDVNLEDLLCSLSKDGQLCFQAPRLALPASEERAIPINVTPSPANGEQNPPETPTSDPEGQTGLSSS; this is encoded by the coding sequence ATGATTCCTGTGAGCCTTGTGCAGCCATCATACAGCCCTCTGTGTGTCTGCAGTCATCCTGCCCGCACTCTCTGGCCGGATACACAACTCATGTTTGGCCTGCTGGAAGGTGACATGACCAGCATGTGGAGAGACATGGAGAGGAGGAGGCAGCGGGCCAACCAGGCTTACCATCTACTGGCCCAGGACATGGAACGGAGGCTCCATCTGAACAGCCGCTCTGGAGACACCGACAGAAAGGCTTCCACCTCAGGAGAAGAGGGCAAGGAAAACTTTCAGCTCACCCTGGACGTCAGTGGCTTCTCTCCCGAGGAGCTGACAGTCAGAACGCAAGGCAGGAGACTCATTGTCTCAGGAAAAcatgagaagaagaaggagacagAGAATGGCGTCTCTTTCCATGAGTCCAGAGAGTGGAGGAGTGAAGCTGAGCTCCCGCAAGACGTCAACCTTGAGGACCTCCTGTGCTCCCTGTCCAaggacggccagctctgctttcaGGCTCCTAGACTGGCCCTGCCGGCGTCTGAAGAAAGAGCCATACCTATCAATGTTACCCCCAGCCCCGCAAATGGAGAACAAAACCCCCCGGAGACCCCAACCAGTGACCCCGAGGGCCAGACAGGACTCAGCTCTTCCTGA